A portion of the Paenibacillus hamazuiensis genome contains these proteins:
- a CDS encoding MFS transporter — protein MKVINLQQIIDASKLNRFHLSLLLCCIFIIVCDGYDMFMLGAIIPALMKEWHITPIEAGALSSYALVGMMFGALIFGPVADRIGRKNVILLCTVVFSVFTFTSGFAGGAASFGAQRFIAGLGLGGVMPNLIALVTEYSPAKYRSTLVSVMFSGHALGGVVASLLAIYLMPGFGWRSVVWLSAVPLVLIPVLFKALPESLRFYVLKNQTDKVLSILNRLQRDHVYGPGDRLEHTFAEKNAGFPVKELFRENRAFSTVLFWISFFMCLLVMYGLSTWLPKLMQGAGYELGSSLTFLITLNAGAVIGAIGGGKLADRFGARKVLVIFFFIAFLSLLLLSFKPGMLLLYVLLAVAGGTTTGSQIIANSYVSQFYPAEMRSTGIGWALGIGRLGGIMGPTLGGVLLSLNLPLQMNFLSFAVPCVISALAILLVQEKFGQHARRFGPAARSDLHMS, from the coding sequence ATGAAAGTCATCAACCTTCAACAAATCATTGATGCAAGCAAATTAAACCGCTTTCATCTGAGCTTGTTATTATGCTGCATATTTATCATCGTTTGTGACGGATACGACATGTTTATGCTTGGGGCGATTATCCCGGCCTTGATGAAAGAATGGCATATTACGCCGATTGAGGCCGGAGCCTTGAGCAGCTATGCGCTCGTCGGCATGATGTTCGGAGCGTTGATTTTCGGGCCGGTCGCGGACCGGATCGGGAGGAAAAATGTCATCCTGCTCTGCACCGTCGTTTTTTCCGTTTTCACCTTTACCTCCGGTTTTGCAGGCGGAGCGGCATCGTTCGGGGCTCAGCGGTTTATTGCGGGGCTTGGATTGGGCGGTGTTATGCCGAATCTGATCGCGCTCGTCACCGAGTATTCCCCGGCCAAATACCGCAGCACCCTGGTCTCCGTTATGTTTAGCGGCCATGCTCTGGGCGGGGTCGTCGCATCGCTTTTGGCTATCTATTTGATGCCCGGTTTCGGCTGGAGATCCGTCGTTTGGCTTAGCGCGGTTCCGTTGGTCCTCATCCCTGTCTTGTTCAAAGCGCTGCCGGAATCTCTTCGTTTTTATGTGTTAAAAAATCAGACCGATAAGGTGCTGAGTATACTTAACCGGCTTCAGCGGGATCATGTATACGGGCCAGGCGATCGGCTCGAGCATACATTTGCCGAAAAAAACGCAGGGTTCCCGGTTAAGGAATTATTTAGGGAAAACCGCGCTTTCAGCACCGTTTTGTTTTGGATTTCTTTTTTTATGTGCCTGCTGGTCATGTACGGTTTAAGCACGTGGCTGCCCAAGCTGATGCAGGGCGCCGGTTATGAGCTCGGATCGAGCCTGACCTTTTTGATAACGCTTAATGCAGGTGCGGTTATCGGAGCGATTGGCGGAGGAAAATTGGCGGACCGGTTCGGGGCGAGAAAAGTGCTCGTTATCTTTTTCTTTATCGCGTTTCTATCTCTGCTGCTGTTAAGCTTTAAACCCGGCATGCTGCTGCTGTATGTTTTGCTGGCGGTTGCCGGCGGCACGACGACGGGTTCGCAAATTATAGCCAACAGCTACGTCTCGCAGTTTTATCCTGCGGAAATGCGTTCGACCGGAATCGGATGGGCGTTGGGCATAGGCAGGCTTGGAGGAATTATGGGGCCGACGCTCGGCGGTGTATTATTAAGCCTGAATCTTCCGCTGCAGATGAACTTTTTGTCTTTCGCCGTCCCTTGCGTCATCTCGGCTTTGGCCATTTTGCTCGTTCAGGAAAAGTTCGGGCAGCACGCCCGGAGGTTCGGCCCCGCGGCGCGCAGCGATCTGCATATGAGCTAG
- a CDS encoding fumarylacetoacetate hydrolase family protein, translating to MRLVTFTFEGTSRLGCFVDEQIVDLNGAYQSMLEQQGRLRAKQIAEAFIPPNMTEFLQGGEQSLALAKEAVSYALKSQASLKRKVIYSSSEVKLEAPLPNPGKMVCVGHNYREHILEMGRELPLYPVIFAKFSNTIIGPQDDIPFFPISEQLDYEAEFAFVIGKRARNISREQALDYVAGYTIVNDVTYRDIQRRTIQWLQGKTVEGSAPMGPWLVTADELGEPSGLEVVLTVNGEERQRSNTRNLVFTVPYLVEFLSGLMTLEPGDIVLTGTPGGVGVAREPQVFLKDGDIVRVAIDKIGVLENKVKSVGQVV from the coding sequence ATGCGTTTAGTTACGTTTACGTTTGAAGGAACTTCCCGGCTGGGTTGTTTCGTTGATGAACAGATTGTAGATTTAAATGGAGCCTATCAATCCATGCTGGAACAGCAGGGGCGGCTGCGCGCCAAACAAATCGCCGAGGCGTTTATTCCGCCGAACATGACCGAGTTTCTGCAGGGCGGGGAACAAAGTTTGGCGCTGGCGAAAGAAGCCGTGAGTTACGCCCTCAAATCCCAAGCAAGCTTGAAGCGCAAGGTGATTTATTCGTCTTCGGAGGTCAAGCTGGAGGCGCCTTTGCCGAATCCCGGAAAAATGGTTTGCGTCGGGCACAATTACCGCGAGCATATTCTCGAAATGGGCCGCGAGCTTCCCCTGTATCCCGTCATCTTCGCCAAATTCAGCAATACGATCATCGGTCCGCAGGACGATATTCCTTTTTTCCCGATCTCCGAGCAGCTGGATTATGAGGCCGAATTCGCTTTTGTTATCGGCAAGCGGGCGCGCAATATTTCCCGGGAACAAGCGCTGGATTACGTGGCGGGTTATACGATCGTCAATGACGTTACATACCGCGACATCCAGAGAAGAACGATTCAATGGCTGCAGGGAAAAACGGTCGAAGGCAGCGCGCCGATGGGACCTTGGCTCGTCACAGCCGACGAGCTCGGCGAACCATCCGGTCTGGAGGTTGTTTTGACGGTCAATGGGGAAGAGAGACAGCGTTCGAATACGCGGAATTTGGTATTTACGGTGCCTTATTTGGTGGAGTTTCTGTCAGGGCTTATGACTTTGGAACCGGGAGATATCGTGCTTACCGGCACTCCTGGCGGGGTCGGCGTCGCCCGCGAGCCTCAGGTGTTTTTAAAGGACGGCGATATCGTACGAGTAGCCATCGATAAAATCGGCGTTCTGGAGAATAAAGTCAAATCCGTCGGGCAGGTGGTGTAA
- a CDS encoding DinB family protein has protein sequence MTKQAIASINETTDRILEAVKGLSEDLLYWKPADDVWSIMEVLCHVEEAVPYWLNEIEKMVESPGIEWGRGLQDEARLAAVSGAHQRSLQAVLEHIERSKKTAEDVLGKLTDAELAIESPSRNPRFGTKPVQFIIDHLLVEHLDKHLQQIGRNKTQYGARA, from the coding sequence ATGACTAAACAGGCGATCGCATCCATAAACGAAACGACGGACCGCATCCTCGAAGCGGTCAAAGGCTTGTCCGAGGATTTGCTCTACTGGAAGCCGGCCGATGATGTTTGGTCCATTATGGAAGTTTTATGCCACGTGGAAGAAGCTGTTCCGTATTGGTTGAATGAAATCGAAAAAATGGTGGAATCGCCCGGCATCGAATGGGGACGCGGCTTGCAGGACGAGGCCAGATTGGCTGCAGTAAGCGGGGCGCATCAGCGTTCGCTTCAAGCCGTGCTCGAGCATATTGAACGATCGAAGAAGACGGCCGAAGATGTACTCGGAAAGCTTACCGATGCCGAACTCGCCATAGAATCGCCGAGCCGCAATCCGCGATTCGGGACAAAGCCGGTGCAATTTATTATCGATCATTTGCTCGTTGAACATCTGGATAAACATTTGCAGCAAATTGGCAGAAACAAGACGCAGTACGGGGCTCGGGCCTGA
- a CDS encoding cupin domain-containing protein, whose product MAEKNEFFQSQIVKDFNQEIERFHLGPLWNAIPALMHKQPTPQAAPYLWKWETLYQKLMEAREIFTPDRGGERRAIFLQNPGLKHREPWGWASTTQTLYAAVQLILPGETAPSHRHTQSALRFITSGSGAYSIVDGERIFMEEGDFLTTPGGLWHGHGHPGNEPMIWMDCLDIPTIFALGGTFFESYPEHIQQPEKPDNYSINRYAGGLVRPIHDRTPQKAPLGSFKWPQTLAALNGLSRYEPDPYDGYAVEFINPSTGKTACPTIASWMQKLPAGFRSKAHRHTSSTIYHVFKGEGCTVIDGVRFDWSKGDFFVVPNWAWHEHVASSGEDAYLFSTSDLPIMERFDLQREEAYPENNGHQPVTDQFQALLP is encoded by the coding sequence ATGGCAGAAAAAAACGAGTTTTTTCAAAGTCAGATCGTCAAAGACTTCAATCAAGAAATTGAAAGGTTTCATCTGGGCCCGCTGTGGAATGCGATCCCTGCCTTGATGCACAAGCAGCCTACGCCGCAGGCCGCCCCTTATCTCTGGAAGTGGGAGACGCTGTACCAGAAGCTGATGGAGGCCAGAGAAATTTTCACCCCGGACCGGGGCGGAGAACGGCGAGCCATCTTTTTGCAAAATCCGGGCCTGAAGCATCGCGAGCCGTGGGGTTGGGCTTCCACTACGCAGACGCTTTACGCCGCCGTTCAATTGATTTTACCGGGCGAAACCGCTCCTTCGCACCGGCATACGCAAAGCGCGCTGCGCTTTATTACAAGCGGCTCGGGAGCTTATTCGATCGTGGACGGAGAACGCATTTTTATGGAGGAAGGCGACTTCCTGACGACGCCGGGCGGATTGTGGCATGGGCACGGCCATCCCGGAAACGAACCGATGATCTGGATGGACTGCCTTGATATCCCGACGATTTTCGCCCTTGGCGGAACCTTCTTCGAATCGTATCCGGAGCATATTCAGCAGCCGGAAAAACCGGACAACTATTCGATCAACCGCTACGCGGGAGGCCTTGTTCGTCCGATTCACGACCGCACCCCGCAGAAGGCGCCGCTCGGGTCGTTCAAATGGCCGCAAACGCTGGCCGCGCTGAACGGACTCAGCCGGTACGAACCGGACCCTTACGACGGATACGCCGTGGAGTTCATCAATCCTTCAACCGGCAAAACGGCCTGTCCGACGATCGCTTCCTGGATGCAGAAGCTGCCGGCGGGCTTTCGTTCCAAAGCGCACCGGCACACCAGCTCAACGATCTACCACGTATTTAAGGGCGAGGGCTGCACCGTGATTGACGGAGTTCGTTTCGACTGGTCGAAAGGCGACTTCTTCGTCGTGCCGAACTGGGCCTGGCATGAACATGTCGCGTCCTCCGGCGAAGACGCTTATTTGTTCTCCACAAGCGATCTGCCGATTATGGAGCGGTTTGACCTGCAGCGGGAGGAAGCGTACCCGGAAAACAACGGACATCAGCCTGTTACGGATCAATTCCAAGCTTTGCTGCCATAA